The following is a genomic window from Pedobacter sp. KBS0701.
AAATAGTTTTAACACTAATTAACAGTTGTAACAAAAATACACATTTTCATTTTACATTCGTGTATAATTTATAGTACAATCAGAAAAATAGTGTTCATTATTTAAAACTATATGTACTAAACGCTGTTATCTATTTAAGACATTAAGCAACTAAATCGTTATACCATGAAAAAATTGTGTATTGTATTATCGCTACTGATTGTACTTGCTTTAGGTTCAATTGCCTTTACTCCTATTAAATCAGGTGGAATAATCGGGAAAATTACGCCAGGTGATGCGGCTTCTACAGTTTCGCTTGTAGCAGCGAAAGACACGCTAAATACACAGATTAATCAAGGTGTTTTTACTTTTACAAACCTCAAAGAAGGTGTTTATACGGTTGTGGTAAAAGGCAATGCGCCATATAAAGATGCAGTAATAGAAAAGGTTGCCGTAAAAGATAGCGCGACAACAGATTTAGGCGAAATTAAATTACAACAGTAGCTCATTTTTCAAAAGAAAAATCTAAAAAGAGCGCTTAAATAGGGCTCTTTTTTATTTTAAAAAAAACGCCTTAAAATCATATCTAATGATGTATCTTTGCATCCCGACAGAACAGTTGGGATTTTTCTTCTTATAAGCATAATACCTTCTTGCTTCTTCACCTTCGGGTTCAACACTTTAGAATTTTAATTATTGTTTAAGCTTTATCATGCCTAAAGACACTTCCATACGCTCAGTACTGATTATCGGATCTGGACCAATTATTATTGGCCAAGCCTGTGAATTTGATTATTCAGGTTCGCAAGCGGCGCTTTCTTTAAAAGAAGAAGGGATTACCGTTTCTATTATCAACTCCAATCCGGCGACCATTATGACGGATAAGGTTATCGGCGACCATGTTTACCTGCGTCCGTTAACCGTTGATTCAATAGAAGTTATTTTACAAGAGCATATCGACTCTGCAGATTTACCTAGAATTGATGCCGTACTTCCTACAATGGGAGGCCAAACTGCACTAAACCTCTGTAAAGAAGCCGAAGAACGTGGTGTTTGGGAAAAATACGGTGTAAAAGTGGTTGGTGTAGACGTTGCCGCGATTGAAAAAACCGAAAACCGTGAAGCTTTCCGCCAGTTAATGGTTGATATCGGTGTAGGTGTTGCACAATCGAAAATTGCCAACTCATTTTTAGAAGGTAAAGAAGCTGCACAAGAAA
Proteins encoded in this region:
- a CDS encoding carboxypeptidase regulatory-like domain-containing protein → MKKLCIVLSLLIVLALGSIAFTPIKSGGIIGKITPGDAASTVSLVAAKDTLNTQINQGVFTFTNLKEGVYTVVVKGNAPYKDAVIEKVAVKDSATTDLGEIKLQQ